ctggaggatagagggagggagggatagagggagggagagagagatagacagatggacagagaggtgggtggatggatagatagatgaatggacgggtagatgatggatagatagatgggcaGGTGGGTGGATGGGCAGATGGATAGAAGGTGTGTGGACaggtggagggatggatggaaggTGGGTGgacaggtggatggatgggtggatggatgaaagCTGGGTGgacaggtggatggatggatgggtgggtggataggTGATGCTGGTGGATGCAGAATCAATGCACAGTGGGCAGCAGATGGAGCATGTCTCAGTCATGTGGCACATCAGAGTCAATCAGCCAAGGTTCCTGTCTCCTGGACCAGAGAGGACAACTCTGGAAGGACTCAActgctccttcctccctccctcacgcaCAACATCTTCTCTGTGTTAGGCATCCCTATGAGTATTTGCTGTCCCGGGGTCAAAGGGTAAAGGATTCTATGGTGCCACTGTCTGTGGTCCCCACTCTGCTCATCATGGCCTTAAAGGAGTGGCCCCATTTTGCCTGCAATGAACTgtgggagacagagatggagcCTCCTACAAAGAAGAGGAGGATGATTGGccagcatggtggcccacacctttaatcccagcattcagaaggctgtgcaagcaggagggctgcaatgagctcaagaccagcctagggtaaagtgagaccatgcttcaaaaaagagtggtggtgcatgcctttaatcccagcacttggggggcaaaggtaggaagattgctgtgagttcaaggccaccctgagactacacagtgaattccaggtcagcctgagctagagtgaaaccctaccttgaaaaacaaaacaaaaaaaaaaaccaaaaaaaaaaaaaaaaggctggggggTAGGGTGGACAGGTGTGGTTGGcaatgctttaatcccagcactgggaaggcaaaagtaggaggatctctgtgagttcaagtccagcctgggacaatggactaagttccaggtcagcctgggctagagtgagaccctacttcaagaaaaaaggtggggggctggatcagtggttaaaggtacttgcttccaaagcctgatagcctgggttccattccccagtacgcacacaaagctagatgcacaaaatggcacatgcatctggaattcatttacaggggctagaggccctggcacacccatactctcattctgtctgcctttctctctgtctctctttctcaaataagtaaatatatatttaaagaagaagaggaggagaaggaggaggaagagagggggaaaggaagcCCAGGGAAGGGTCTTCTTATCTTCCAGTGGAAAGGTTGGGTCCACAAGTGATGGCTGGAGCTTCTCTTGCCACTTGGTGACATCCTATATCCCCTGCCCTGCTGGCTTTAGAGCCAGACTCAGGGGAAGGGGCAGCAGGCCCTGTCATCGCACCGAGGAGCATTCTGCATCCTTCCCTGGCAGCGAAGGTGTCCTGTGGACAGGCAGCTTCCCCCACCCAGCTCCGCTGCAGAAGCAAGCACCCAGGTCCTTCTTCTCTTGGGCAGGGATCATGGCTGCCCTGTGATGGTGCTGTGGAAAACAGGAAGCTCTCGTAGTGAGTTTTGTGTTGGGAGGAGCCCCGCATGAGTACAGGCAGAGAGCCCTGGGAGTGCAGTCCTTGCTGTCACCTCTACTCCTCCACACGACAAGTGCAAAGGCCAGAGATGAGGTATCCACAGGGCTCCCGCTCACATGGTATGGCCCCCTTTCAGCTAAAAGTAAGATTCAAAATGTAGTCCTGTGGTTGCGGGAGCCACTTTCGAGGGAGGCTACGCAGCACAGCTATAAAAAGTCCccaggtgccgggcgtggtggcgcacgcctttaatcccagcactcaggaggcagaggtaggaggatcgctgtgagttcgaggccaccctgagactacctagcgaattccaggccagcctgagctagagtgtgaccctacctcgaaaaaaaaaaaaaaaaaaaaaaaacaggaagtccCCAGGTGGTGTGGTCCGGGGAGCCATGCGGCCCATTCCAACTGGCTGGACCAGGAAGCAGCTGGAGACTCAGGAGCAGGGTCATCACCCTGAAGGAGACCCACAGGAAAAGGGGGTCCTTTGTCCAGGTCCACAGCCACCAGGAGGAGAGCTGACCCAGAACAGTGGAGACACCAAGGACAGAACGACAAGGTCAGAACATCTCTTGGGGACATCCTAACAATGCCCACACTGGACAGTTGACACACAGAAACGTGTCCATTTATGTTCTGAGACTCAGATCCGTGCAGGCCAAGAGAGGCTCGTTCCTGTCTCTCCCAGCACCTGGATTGCCGTGGTCCTCTGTGTCCCTCAGCTCATGGTCACCTCACTCACATCTCAGGCTCTATGATCTCATGGTGTCCCTGCCCATGTCTTCCCACGGCATTACAAGGACAGCAGGCACTGGCTTTGGGGCTCAGCCTCCTCTGGCACCAGCCCATCTCAACTGACGACCCCGCAGTGGTTGTGTTGCAGGTTCTATCCTGAGATCCTGAGTGGACGTGGTTTTGAAGGGGCACAGCTCACCCCAGGACATACGCCAACAGCCTCAACACAGGCAAAGCCACTGAGCGGCCTGCTGAGCTGACCCTACAACCAGGGATTTCTTCTCAAAAGAGATGTGGGCCTGTCTGTGTCACCACCAAACCAGGCTGGCCTGACCGGAGCACTCACGCCCCATGCCAAAGCCCCGAGGGGGTGCTCGGCCACTCACTCCTCAGCAACTCTGTCTGTGAGGCCCAGAAGTGTCCAGAGTGTGATGCTGCTGGGCCCTCGATGATCCAGGATGGTCCCTACCTGCAGAGGCCCCTCTGCCACAGATGACAGATTCATGGGCTGTGGACATGAGGAGCTGCCATGAgggtcatttgtgtgtgtgtgtgtgtgtgtgtgtgtgtgtgttttccaggtagggcctcgctctatcccaagctggcctggaattcactctgtagtctcagggtggcctcaaactcacagcgatcctcccacctctgcctcctgagtgctggaattaaaggcgtgcaccatcacgcccggccatGGGTCATTCTTCAGCTGGCCACAGTGGCAGGTGTTGGGAGCGTGCTGGCCCCCACAGCCTCTGTCCCAGGTCTGGTGCTTATGATGTGCACAGGGCAACTTTGCTCACAGCTGCGACTGGAGTTTCCGTCTGTAAGCGAGGTGGCATGACCTCTTCCAAGAGCCCCATTGGTCCCCTCATCCGTCTCCCTGTGTGGCACTGTGGCTGCCTCCcacctccatctcctccctcaaCAACCAGGAGGCCAACTCGGCTCTTGACAGATATCTCAAGCTAGGGGCAGTTTCCTGGGAGCAGAGTGATCTCCGAGGATGCTCCTCCTCTCCACCACCCAACCACGCTGGCCCTTACCCTGCCCAACTTCTCTGGACTCCAACACTGATACGTGCCTCCCAAAGTCACTCCAGAGCAGGCCACTGTCAACACTCTTCGTTTCTCCTTGGTCCCTCCCCGAGTACCCCTAGATGCCATCtccacaagaccctggagagacCTTTGGAAAAACCCAAGCTCCACCTTGCTACCAAATGGCTTAGTGCCATTCAACTAGAAGCTCTGTCCACTGTTAGGGAGAAAGGCCAGGCGTGCTCCCTGCCACAGGGCCTTTGCACTGCCAGAAGACCTCTCCTGGATATTTCTTGGCTTCCAAGGCTTCGGGTCTCAGCTTCAGCGCCAGCTCCTGATCACCACAGCACAAGTAGCTGCaggtctctcactctcacatcccATGATTTGACCCTTACTGGGACCACAGCTTCCCCTCAATTCGCTGTATCTCTCCCACTACAAACAAAGCTCCTGGGAGCAGAGCCCAGAACGTTTCTGTGTCCTCCAAATGGTCAGCAGCTGAAGGAGCAGGCAGAGATACAGAGCCTCACGCTTCTTATAACCCAACATCATGAGCCCCAGTAATTTGAGTTTCTGAATTCTGAACATATATCCGCCAGGTGTGACCCAGCCCTGGTGGGATGGGTGTGTAGTAGCCTCCAAGGGATGGTCTGGCTCAGGGTGTCACACCACATCCTAGCCAGACCCAAAGAGGACAAAAGCTGGATCCAGACAGCCAAAGCCAGCCCACATCCGCACAGACCTGGGAACCATGGTTAGAGCTGAGCTAAACATCTGCATGGAATTCAAAGCCCTGGCCTGGACCACGCATGGAGCATTTGCAACATTCTCAGTGGAGGCCACCAATGGGGGAGGCTTCTCAGTTCTCCCTGCAACAAAGTACTATAAACCAGGGACTGAAAACAACAGACATTTGATCTCTCTCCCTTATGAAGACTGGACGTGGGAGGTCAGGTCTGTGCAGGCAGCGCCTCTCAGGGACTCTACAGAGGGTCCTTGACCTCTTCCAGTGTCTATGGACTTCCAGAAATCTCTATGGGCCCTCAGCTTGTGGCTGCATTAGCGGTATGTTTGAGatgatctcatgtagcctagattgaccttgaactcttgtctCTACCTGCTCCAGTGCTAAAATTATAGGAgttcaccaccatgcttggctgaagCAACTCTactgttgttgtttgaggcagggtctcaccgtagcccaggctggcctcaaactcgtggttcTTCCTACctcaaagtgctgggactaaaggtgtgtgcccccatgcttGAGTGAAGCAACTCTTAAGGTCCCATTTGCAGATCTCTAAGTTTGTGAATGTTGGCATACATTCAACCCATCCCAGAGGGAGGAGGTCATAAAGAGGACTGCTGTAGAGAAAGCCAGGCCCCTCTCAGGACCCCTGTGGGGACAGCCAGCAGCAGAGCTATGCCAGTCCAGTCCCGTGCTCCACGGCTTTGGGGATGGCTTCTGGCGTACACTGTGGTTCATGAGGGGTCCCTGAGGATGAGTGTCGCACACGAGGCGAACGTTCAAATGGTTTATCCAACATTGCCCTTCCTGATGCATGGAGCAGAGTAAAATGTCAGCAGTGACAGGTGGACACACAGCAGATCACAACCAACCCCCACGCCTCGCCCCATGCTTGAAAAGGTccgttatttaaaaaaaaaaaaaaaaaggtgggggggacaggactggagtgatggctcagcagttaaggctcatctGGCGAGGCAAGAGGACTGCCGTGAACTGGAGACAGAGGTGGGCTACAGTGTGAAACCAGGTCTCAAAATCTCCCCTCATAAAGGGGGGGTGAAGAAACAGAGCCCCATCACAAGGTCTGGGTGCCACATCTAGAGCCCTGCAtctggttcccccccccccaacctctgcTCCAGCGTTGAGGGTGGACGGACATCGCCTTCGTGGTCCTCATCCTATGGATACTCCCCACCGACAGCAAGGGGGTGCACAACCTGCGCATGCGTGTCCCCCTCCTCCCCACGTGACGCGTGGGAACCTGGTGGGGAGTAGCCGAGCTGGAGATTGGGGGGGTGGGGTTCCCGGGTAGTGGGAAACGGACCTGAGGGACCCGGCGCACTCACCCGAACGACGTAGGAGACCCCGGGCCCCAGGACGCGGGCATCAGGGTGCAGCCAGCCGTGCGCGGGCTTGTGGATGAAGCCGCCCTTGCGCGCCCACTCGGCGGCGTCGGGGGCGCCCCGCGTGCCGCGCGCCCCGGAGCCCCGGCAGCGGCCGAGCGCGGGCAGCGGACAGGGCGCGGCGCAGCGCGGCTCGCAGGCGCCCAGCACAGCGGGGAGGAGCGCGGGCGCGGCGGGCTCGGGCTGCGGCTCCGGGGTGCCCGCGCGCGGCGGGGCTCGGCCCAGGATGCCGCCGGGCGCCGCGAGCTTCCAGAGCGGCACGCGCGGCAGCAGCGCGCAGAACGTGGTGGGCGCCTCGGGCTCGGGGGCCGCGCGGCCGCCCGGACCCTGCGTCATGGCCGCGGCCGCCGACCGAGCCGCCCCGGCTGCCTGCGCCGAGCCGCGCGCGCTcctccccgccgccgccgccggtgATGTCACCGCGGGCCCAGCGCGCAGCCGCGGGGGGCTGTACCCCTGGGACCCCGGCccggggcgagagagagagagagagaggaacgggCGAGAGGCCAGGCCCCGCCCCGGCTCCCGAAGTTACCCTTGGAcggagggggaaactgaggcaggcgcCCTTGAGGCAGGGCGGAGGAACCATCAGTTCCTCGCCTTCGCTGCCCTTCCAGCCAGATCACGCCCAGACTATTCTCCGAATGGGGAAACGGGCCTGGAGAGGGGCCGGGGTCAGGGCAGAGATGcaatgggaaaactgaggcagggGGGTCCCTGGGACAGAACGGAGGTGAGATCTGGCCCTCAGCCTCTCCTCTGTTCCATCCGTATCGAGCTCATACTTTATTgctgaggcctggagagaggcagagacacagtggagaagctcAGGCCTGGAGCGGGGCAGGGGAtacaatggggaaactgaggcaaaggtCCCTGAAGAGGGGTGGAGGCAAGATCTGGTCCTCGACTTCACCACTCTTCCATCCAGATGGTGTCCACACTTTACTTCTGGATGGAGAAACAGGCCTGGGGCAGGACAGACAcacaatggggaaactgaggcatgggaaGGAAGTCTACAAGGGCATCTGAAAAGCAAGCACGGGCCACCCCTGCTGTTTCCTGCTGGCCCCAGTTTCCCGGGCTGAGGCCCTCCTCCATCCGTTCCTGGAGTATATAAGATGGCCTGAACTCTGGCCTCCCAGACCTGAGACCCGTTCTgtcccagccgctgcaaaggagtTCAGAGCTAGCCAAGGAGAAATGCGCGTGGAGGAAATGTCTGTCTCTATCACCCTGCCTCGGTGGCCCGCCCAGCCCCGAACAGTCCTGCCAGGAAACAAAGGCAGGCCAGGGAGGGGCAGGTGAGGAGGAGGGGCCAGGCAGCACGCGGGTCGATAATAGCAGAAATGAGATCACAGTGTAGGGGAGGGGTGGAGGGCCGAAGCCGAGCCCCAGTGATGCTAGAGGAGCCAGGTCACCTGCAGTCACCCAGAGTGCCTTGTGGTGTCTGGGGGCTGTGTGCATGCAGGCTGCAGTTCTCAGGGTGCTGGGCtgcaccctgtgcatgtggctcgACTTAGGGTCTCTGAGTGGCAGACTGCACCAAGTATACAGTCTGGGTTCCCAGTCAGGTCCCTCCTGAGCCCCGTGGGGGTTGCGCAGCTGTAGATCTGGCCCTGGAGGGCAGAGCTGGCTTTCCGTGGTGTGAATAGAGACATTGAACCAGAGGGTGATGGTGCTCAGGCGTAGGTGCTGACGGCAGCTTTATTGGCAAGCAATTCTAGAAGGTGGAGTCGGGGCAGGCAGAGGCCTGAGGTGGGGGGGCCACCTCCAGGCCAGTGCATACCTCAATTTGCAGAAACCCGAGTGGGTCCGGACACCAAGTTCTAGGACACTTAGCTCCATGTCCAGCTAGGAAAAGGAATGCGTCTCCCTGTCTGGCCTGGCATGGCCCTGACCCAGTGAAAAGAAACTGGGGCCCTGGAAGAGGACTCACCCTGCACCCTTTCCAAGGCCTCAGGTCATGGCCCCAGGGGACAGGAGGCTCAGGTAGCCTGGAAGGACCTCAGACTGCAGAACGGGAAGGAGGCAGCTCCCGTGCCAGCACCCCTTGACCTATGCAGGAAATAAGCCCCAGGAAGGGCCCTGATGCCTGCGGCCTGCAGCTGTCAAGGTATGGTGGCAGCAGCCATGGTAGACGCCCGCTTGGAGTGGCGGATGCCCATGGTGTACGCCGGGGCCCTGACCCGGTTCACGGTGACCTGCTCAGGACTGTGTGTACCAGGGCCAGGAGTCTCCTCCAGGGGCCGCGGGGCCCTGGGCCGGCCCAGGATGGTAAAGGCAGGCCGGCGCTGCCTGTAGTTATTGGGGTCCGGGCTGTCGTACTGGCCGGGGCCTGGCATCTCGGCAGGATCCTGTGGGGGCCGGGCGGGGGGTGTGCGGCCCACCACGCTGTAGCTGGGGCTGCTGCGCTTGGTGAAGACCTGAGAGCCCCAGAGCGGTGGCATGGTATAGGCATTGGGGGCAGGAGCTGAGGTGTCCAGGGCCTTGGGTGGCAGGCGGGGTCCCAGGGTGAAGGCTGGGGGGTTCCGCTGGCGCACAGGGGGTGCCTTCTCAGGGCTGTAGGCCCCAGGGCCCGGTGTCACCTCCAGACCTAGAGAGTGGATCAAGCCATTGACACAGGACAGAGGCCTCACCTGCTCGAAGACCCTCCATGGTGCCCCACAGCCTACCCTAGCTCCTGAGCTCATTCAGCCATCAGTCTCCCTTCTTCCAGTCTCCAGCATGTTCTATTTCCCAAGCCTCCCACACTCAGCCCCTGGCCAGCCAAGCCTACTTCCCACTGCCACTCTTCCTCCTGCCAGCCACCACCCAGCCTAGCCTTGCCCCTTGCTGCCTCCACACCCTTCCTGGGCAGAGCCCTCCACCCTTCCTGAGACCCCACCTCACACCCTACTCATACCCTAGGTTGGCTTCTCTGAAGACCTGAGACCCTGAGGAGGCACTCTGCCTGAACATGAGTCCACTCCCAGGCTGGGAGtccacagaaggtggacatctAAGCTACTCCTCCCCAGCAGCACGAAGCACAGGGAGATGGATAGATCCATCTAACCCTAGCCCTAGCCGTGGACGGGTAGATGGATGACGTGAGCTGAGAATGGAGTCAGGCGATGAGACCCAGTTGAGCAGGGTGTCAGGTCATCTCAAACACGCAGACCCCCTCAAGGCCCGCGGGCGCCGGAGCAGTGATCGCTCATCTAACAACCCGAGGAAGTTCTCGGAGCTGGGAGGGCTCAGGGGAGGAGAGGACAAGGAGACCTTGCAGGCGAATGCTTGTGTCCCACTCGTGCATACTCACCCCGAGTCTTACCCCGGCCCTGCATAGAGTAGGCAGGGGGGCAGATGCGGCCAAAGCGGGTGACTTTTGGATCCAGGAAATAGACAGGCCCAGGGCTGGCGTCCTGCAGAGGTGCTGAGAAGTGGACCCAGAGTCCCAAGGGTGCCCCTAAGGTGAGCCCACCCGTTGCCCAGCCCAGAGCCCCCCAGATAGCCTGAAGGATGTCCCAAACAGAGGCACTGAGGCACCCAGAAGAGCCTGAGCGGAGAAAGCCCCTTGTTAGGACCAGCAGGACCTCAGGGGCTTACAGGCTGAGCAGCATGCCACCCCCACAAACATGCTGACATTAGCGTGGTTCATGGAACAAAGTGGGCACTGGAATCATGACTAGGGTCACCATGTTTTTTGAGAGGGTGGttgctttttttctaggtagggctctctcacccaggctgacctggaactcactctgtagtcaagaCTGGCtcagaactcacagtgactctcctgcCTGAGGCTttggagtgctggtattaaaggcaatgtaccaccatgcctggctaggttgccattatttttattttgtagtgttgGAGCTGGAACCCAAGTGTCATATGTACTAGGCAGGGAATcaacctctgaccacgcccccagccctcactgtgggttctaggctgtcactctacctctgaccacgcccccagtcctcactgtgggttccaggctgtcactctacctctgaccacgcccccagctctcactgtgggttccaggctgtcactctacctctgaccacgcccccagccctcactgtgggttctaggctgtcactctacctctgaccatgcccccagccctcactgtgggttctatgCAGGGGCTCTATCATTGACCACACTCCCAATCACCCAACACTTCTGACCCCTCAAAATCTTGATATCTAGGCCAGATATGGCTGTACTGACATTTGggcagtagaggcaggaggattagaaagtGCTAGGCCACCCTTGGCCACTTAACAAGTATAAGACCAGTTTGAGTTACattagactctgtctcaaaaaaaaaacacagggagggctggagagatggcttagcggttaagcgcttgcctgtgaagcctaaggaccccggtttgaggctcggttccccaggtcccacgttagccagatgcacaagggggcgcacgcgtctggagttcgtttgcagaggctggaagccctggcgcgcccattctctctctccccctctatctgtctttctctctgtgtctgtcactctcaaatgaataaataaaatattaaaaaaaaaaaaaaacacagggatagagagatggctcagccattaaggcacttgcccgcaaagcctgaagacccagatctgattccctagcacccacataaagccagatgtacaaagtggtgcatacttggagttcctttgcagcagctgagactctgatgggcccattctccgCACACACCCACACCGCCCCTATgcaaatcagtaaaaaaaaaaaaaaaaaaaaaaaaaagccaggcatgctggcacacgcctttaatcccagcactcaggaggtggagttaggaggatcccagtgagtttgaggccagactgagactacatagtgaattccaggtcagcctgggctacagcgagaccctacctcaaaaaacttaaaaaacaaacaaacaaaaaaaaaaacataataaaggtaGCGGGGTGGGGGTGCgctcctttaatcccggcacttgggaggcggaggtaagtggattgccgagagttcgaggccaccctgagactccatagtgaattctgtcggcctgagctagagtgagaccctgggggtgggggaaggaccaGAGGGTGGCAGCAACTGGCCAGAACTCACAAAACAAGTGAGAGACAGCCCAACCTTCTTCCTGCCTCACTCACCCTGGGGCCTGGATCTGAAGGGTGATTTGCTCCAGGGGGATACTAGAGGCTcaaggagccccccccccccccgcactcccAGCTATCCTTACCTTCGCTGGGCCTCCTTGCGAGCGAGTAGGCGGGCCCCGCTGCCTTGGTGCAGTCGTGGTTGACGTAGCCCACGGTGGAGGGGAGAACGTacaagcctgggccagagcctgTGACccagggaccaggtcagggctgGAGGCTGGCAACCCTGAGAGGCCAGGAAGGAGCTCTACCCAGGGCCCACCTACCCAGGAGGACCAAGTAACACCTGGATTGTGTGCCAGTCATGAATCAGAGCTGGGGAGAAGAGGCCAGCTAGAGACCGTCATAGGGGATGATGGGGGTGAGGGGCACTTAGGAACCGAAACTGGGGCCAAAGAGAAAGTCATTGGGGAGAAACGGAGGCTGGGCCAGAGAGACCATCACTGGTGCAGACTGAAGCCAGTCCCCGGGAAACAGTGTGTcacaggtggggaaactgaggcaaaggcTGCAGCCTGGACGCCACGCTGAAGTTGCTCCTCCTGAGCCCCCCGCCGCCGCTGCCACCCACCCCCGGCACCTCCCTCTGTGCCGCTGTGCGCCCCGCACTCCAGGGCCCTCCCTCCCTGAGAAGCTACCACCCAGGGAACACAGCCCCGTGCAAGGACATGTGTGCAGGGCCCATGCTGTGGGGAGGACCTGCCTCCTGCTGAGTTCCAGAACATTCCAGAAGGGGGGGGACAGGAGGGGCCCTCCCCCAGGCCAGCACCCACCGTTTTCCAGAGCAGCCATCCCACAGGACTTCCTCAGCCCTGTCTCTGGAATGTGGCCCTCGGCCACCCGTTGGGCCAGGGGCACCGTAGCCGACCTTGTCTGGAGGTCACAGCCCAGGGTCCCCATGGCCAGCAGGTAAGAGT
This sequence is a window from Jaculus jaculus isolate mJacJac1 chromosome 15, mJacJac1.mat.Y.cur, whole genome shotgun sequence. Protein-coding genes within it:
- the Odf3l2 gene encoding outer dense fiber protein 3-like protein 2 → MGTLGCDLQTRSATVPLAQRVAEGHIPETGLRKSCGMAALENGSGPGLYVLPSTVGYVNHDCTKAAGPAYSLARRPSEAPLQDASPGPVYFLDPKVTRFGRICPPAYSMQGRGKTRGLEVTPGPGAYSPEKAPPVRQRNPPAFTLGPRLPPKALDTSAPAPNAYTMPPLWGSQVFTKRSSPSYSVVGRTPPARPPQDPAEMPGPGQYDSPDPNNYRQRRPAFTILGRPRAPRPLEETPGPGTHSPEQVTVNRVRAPAYTMGIRHSKRASTMAAATIP